From the genome of Oryza glaberrima chromosome 1, OglaRS2, whole genome shotgun sequence:
atctatagacaatctaatagctcatttatacaatattatatactatatacttactattaatatctggtcccacctttCATACACACGCTGCGTCTTGAGTCCGTGCTacaactggctacaaatctgtagcccgctgcccttctctctcattatttatctccttaaaatatgtttgtagctggcttatagcctgctattgtacctgctctaagagaaACGTTGtaaccagctgtagcacggactttaaGACACAGTGTATGTATTATAGATGGGAcaatgtattaatagtgtactccctccggttttattttaattgatgttttggacaatgatacagtcaacaaaatatatgtttgatcttattcttttaatataagatatataataaataaatatatgttaatttaCTTTTcttatagtgctttgaaagacaaatatatatttattgttctagttcctttaaactaaacattttaaaagttattgatggtcaaagttataaaagtttgacctcaaccaTGTCTAAAACGTTAATTAATATGGGACCGGaaggagtagtatatatatttatagatgactattgtatgaattaactattaaatTGACTAGAGATGATTTAaagctagtagttgactatacttaAACTTGGTCTTAACAAAGATGCAAGTATAGAACGGTGGAACCCGAGGCATTGTGGGGCCCGGCTGCATGAGGCGAGAGGGGCGTGTGGGTCCATGAGCTGTGGGGCTCACATATCAACCCCTCAAAGTTAGAGGGTAGTAAGTTAGAGGATCTTTTTACAAGGCGAGAGTATGGTTTGGACTTAAGACGGACAAGAGGATGGAATAATTGTTGGGCTTGTTTAGATtagtgtcaatttttttttgaaactaagATTAGTGTCAATTTTTGACATGCTAGtattttgaaagttttgaaagttTCGCAAGTTTAGACACTATCAAATTAATTGGTAGAGCTGAGTTGGTATTAGTTTAGGCAAAAATTGGTATCAaatcaatttgttatttttaaagTTGCCACAAAAAAATGGTTGGGCAGAATTTGGCACTAATATAAACAAACCCGTTATCTCCCGCATGATTCTATTAACATGCCCAGCTTAGCTTGATTGTtctgaataagatgaatagGTGATATGTTATTTGATTTTGCGATGGTATTTGTGGGCATAAACGAATTATGGATTAACTGTTACGAAGTTAATTGGTTGTTTTTAAAATTATCGTAAGCAATTTATACGTAAGCTTTTCTAAAAATCGCACAGTTTAGAATCTTGTTAAGCATCCTCGTGATAGTATATGAGAGGAATTAGGGCCTAATTCTGAACTGCACACAAAGGAAAACACGGTTTATTTACtactattttaatattataaatcgctttaactttttttagaatttttaaaaaagatggttaaatttgttgaaaaatatagtaacattttcaaaaaaaatattatcaaaatatatttaattttatatttaatggAACTAATTCAGTGTGTTGTgtatgttgctaaatttttctatagatttagttaaacctaaagaagtttaattagaaaaaaaaataaaatgacttataatatgagatacggaggaagtagatggAAACTTCTGCTTACGATGGGCGATCTGATCATCTTATTCAGAAGAGCCAATCGGACCAAATGGTGTGGTGGatctacaaaagttttagaCCATAGGCAAGTATAGTTATATCAAGTGTTTACTAAAAGAAATTTATTTACAATACTAAAAGTTACGCTCAAATTATATTGCATGTTCGCCAACAAGTTATGACAACTGTCCAAGGTCGTCAATTGGTGGATCTATGTTAGGTTTGCTTCGACCTTAAAACACATATTTTCTTAGCTGAAGCTTTGAAGACACATCATGGATACAAGAAAAATAGTAGAATGGGGCTGTGTGGTTGTAGCCACAGTTACGACAAGATCATCTTAAGCTTGCCAAGGTGTCAaagattttgacaatatagCAGTTTTTATTGACAAATTTTGGTAGACTGATACACTATGAGAAACGTTTAGGGGTCTTTCCGACTAGCTTTATAAGGTGGTGGGTTTTGGAGCTAGCCGGTCTGGATTCGAAGCCTCGCttattctatttatttgatattaggttatttcttaataattgcGGTCTCTGATACACTAATACACTATGAGTCTATGACTATCAAACAAACAGGTACATATGCCACTTAGCAATCCTCAAGCCAAAACCGAGTGCTAAAGGTaaaacacacacatacacaaacaaaaaaataataattcggTAGCTCAAACAAGTAGGCCCGTGAACACCAGATCTGACAGATATACTTGCATAAAACATAACATGCATGTTCCCAGATATCCCTTTTGTTTTCGTAGTCTACGATCGATTTGTAACTCTGGAAAGTTGGTTTCTTTAAACGAGGCATGGGTGACCTTTTTGTTCCAGAGAAAAGGAATTCAGGAGTGCTCAATTCATGCAAGTTGAAGTGTACATATCATCAAATTATTCTGTGAGGAGGAATGCAACATGTTATCCATTCTGTTTTCTTCCCATTTATTATCGAGAGACGAGTGATTGCCCAAACTTTTCTCACGGATTTTCAATGATATCATGAACAGAAgatatacataattaattattatcctCCAGCTCGTAAACTGGCGAAATGGGTCCAAACATTCATTCAGGTCTCTACACATACTCCTAGCTGACTGTCATTGACAAATTTGATTTGTCCcatctctcaagtctcaaccgAGCTAATGCTGAGTCAATCGAGCTTGACCATTTTAAGGGCTCCTTTAAAATGCAACAATTTTATAGGAATTAGCCCAATTCCCATAAAATTTGTTTCCAAATCCCATATCTTCAAAGGAGGCCTGAAGATGTACATCACTGACCAGCCATTTCCTTTCTAGCACAGCACGAAACAACACAAATGTCCAAAGCTAGCAAATATTCAGATGCACAGGAATTGAACGCATACAAGTACACGGCACATCAAATTATTTATTATGGAGGAATGCCACAGGGTATCcatcagaattttttttccgcCGGGCCAGCAGCAAAGAAATGCCCCGACCGAATTTATCCATCAGAATTTTCTCATTTATATTTCAGGAAGATGTCAATGCATCACAGCCGATGGTCCAAACGTTCCATCCTAGTTAGCTAACTGTATATATTGACCTATCCGATATTCCCAACCCATGACTGGAGCAAGCAAGCAGTTCAACTCAGCTAAGCACGAAGAGGGAGGAGCTCTCAAGCCAGTATGCTACCTCCCTCTTCGTGATTCGGGGAATCAGTTCCACTATAGAAGGAGGCCTCACTTGAGGCGTCCGAACCGCCACCATTAGCCTCCTTGTCAGCGGATACATGTGAATGGTCCTGAGGCAGGGTGATGCCGTTTGATTTGAATGAAGAACCCATCTTAATGTCATCGGCTCTCATACGCTCAGCATAGCTATTGTATTCGAAGGTAGCTGGATTCCTTCCTCCGAATGCTGAGTCGAGCTTGTCCAAGTCAAAGACGTCAGCCATTATCTTCTGGCTCTCTTTATCGCTGGAGTACACAAATTTCACCTTCTTGTAGGTCTCATGGTCCAAAAATGGCTTCACTATCTGCCAACAGTAACTAATGTTAGGCTACCTTATCTCATGACAACAGAGTAACACACTAAAAACAGATTAATTTTACTGTCCTTGAGAATATGCACACTTTGTAATGTTAATTTGTGGTTCAGTACCTCAACATTAGGGAGGTACCAAAACAATACACTAGCTAGTGTGGTTGAACGGTAAAAATCCTATATGGTAAAAAGACGGAAGAAAGAATAAGTGAATAACTGTACTCTCAAGATATTTTAAGGTTGTTCTCACCTTCCAGAAGGACTCAAATATCCTAGGAGGATTGTAAAGGATTGCTAACCCAAGCCTCTCAGGGTAACAGTCTTGCAAGACGTTCACAGTCTCTCGGGTCACTTTCAGCGGTGTGCTCCCCAATGTCCAACTCTGGAAGTCTGTCAGCCAGACCATCTTCTCTTGATCTTCCGTCAGGTTCATAATTGCTTTCTCCAGACAGTAAACAAGATATTTGATCTGTCCCTTTCCTGAAGTAGTGTTCTGTTGTGTTTCAAAGTTAAACATGTAAAATCAGCACATAGCATGCAATCAAACCAGAAACTGTTGTGGCATAGCTGTCACAAAATATTGGTTCATAACAAATGATCTAAcaatgcacacacacacacacccaatTGATTTGAGAAACAATAAGAAAAATCCggaataataaaattataaccaAAGAGTGAGATTCTCCTTTTGGTTTTTCCAAATGCTGATTGACTTCAAGCTAAAATTGTAAAGATGTATGTATCCCTCCGTTATCCACATGGTCGATTTGATTCATAGCAGGAAGGATAACATGATAGCATTGCACACATTGGATGGAGAAGTAATTATGTCCCTTTTATCTGGAAGGTATAATCCCAATCTGATTTCAGAGCATACTAGATGGTTGGCAGATGTACAACTAATGCAGATGAGTAGATACATACAAAGTAAACAGAAAGCACGAGCTATATCAAAACAAGACTGTTATGATGTTAATGCATTCCTTTCTTCCTGCCGAAAGTGCACTAACCTCTAAGCCTGGCCTCAGGACAAGAACAGTTCTTCCATGTTTGTCCTTGTAGTCAGCCCTATATATCTTTCCTGTCTCTGCTTCATGTGCAACATCATCCTGAAGGTTGAAAGGACAATAAGATTACATTATGTTGTAAACCTGAAAATGCAGTTACTTCCTAAGTATCAAGAATGTTCTGCTTTAGCATCACAATGCTTTCTCCCCAATGATTCATAGAATGCTATCCTCCTATTAGCACAATCCTGTCTAAATTGACACTAACAGCAGTTATTCCTCCTGTCTACTCCCTCTTTccacaaaatataagaattccAAGCGTAATTTGTCCATAAATATAAGGATTCCTATAGTGCCACTTGACCACCTCTCATTGAAATTACTTCCCACCTTACTCCCAACTACTcttccacccccccccccccccaaccatcCCCCATTTAGTGAGGGGCACCAAAGTCTTTTAGTCTTAACCTTAATCCCTTCTAAACAACCTAGAAATTACCTATGGCTCTCAGCATCACCAATGTTTCAGTTATAATGCTATTTCTATTACAGCCCATAAAGAAATGCATATTCAATTGATGATTAACACAAGCATACCCAGTTAATCTTTTGTGGCATATATGACACCCGCCACTTTACAGCTGACTTCATCATTTTACTTGCTTTCTGCACGTTCCAGTTTCTTGCTCGAAGAAATCTCAGGCACGAGGCATCTGAAAGGAAATCTTGTATTTCTTCTGATGAGTGTTCACCAAGCTCCTTACGCAAGTCATTTATCTGTTCATCAGTAGATAGCACAACAACAAAGTAAATGGTTCAAAGCGAGAGTAACTAAATTAAATTACGAAGAGATATACAATCAAGAGATTTTTTTCAATACCTTCTCCTGCTGCTCTTCTAGGGTCAAGTTTTTCTCTGTTGTAGCACCATTGCTTGACTTGAATAGAAAGGACATTTTAGTACCTCGACAGAGAAGGGTCCACTAGATACGGAACTGAAAAGCAATAAATATCATCAGACATCTGAAGAGTACTAAATATGCACGAACTACTTTCTGTTCAGCTTCCTTGTATGAAGGCAACCATCTGAACTAAACAACAGAATAACAGCTTATGAGGCAGGTGCGAGAAAAAAACTTGCCGTTAACAAAAATTCAGTTTCATACAAAAGATAACAGAAAGTAACAACAAATGCTACTTTAAACTGATATCAGTACATGGTTAGCTAGCTGCTACCGCATGTAATTCATACGTGGCTGGAAGAGCAGTATCCTAAATGAGAAGCATTTCACAGAATTCAGAAGGCCGTGCTTCTGAAAAACCAGCCGATTCAGTTCCACAGAAGACAAAATTGCGACCCGAAACTGATTTCTTAAGTTAAATTGACCATCCAAGATGTCACTAAGTTAAAGTAGCATCACCATATACCGTATGAGCCAGATCCGGCAACGCTAAGTTTCTTGCAGATTTTACAAGACAAGTAGCCGAGTCAAGATCACGTCAACGCAAACAATCCCGGTGGCAATTGCTACTACTACATCTTCAATCCTAGTAGCACGACACAACACAGAACGAACACCCGCAATTCGAGCACGAACAGTCACAGATCGCCGCCGTATACCTAATGCTCCTCACATCAAAGATTAGGTAGTAGAGAAATCCGATCTTTGGCCGAGTAGAAGAAAACCAACCTGGATCGATGCACCCCCAGCCCCCAACAACCGGGGAGGCTCGCGGATCAGGGCCCGCCGCCTGGGCACGACGGCGAGGGCTGGGGTGGGGAGGTGGCGCCGGCCGAGGTGggagagtggtggtggtgggggtgggggtgacgTGAGGAGGGCGAGAGTGGAGACGGCGGTGGAACTGGAGGGTGAGGGTGGGGGGGGTTTTCCTAGGAAGGATGgtggtgcggtgcggtgcggctGCCGTGGCGTGGTGTGGTGGTGGGCGGTGGTGCGGGTGCGGGCGTGGGAGACGGGACGCGCGCCGGGTGCCAAAGGCAAAGGCCCCCCGCGTGTATGACCTGCCAAAGATGCCGGGTCAAGCGCGGGGTCGGGGTGGGGGTGGTTAAGTATGATGCGCGATCACGGGAGCGCGGAGTGTGGACTGGAATGGAGTGCACCACCCAACGAGATATTACCACTCCGAGGGCAAGTACTCTCATAGATGCCACATAAGTTAAAATAGTGggatggaggagagaagagatgagagagataagcAGCCACCTCTCAGAGCACCCgcaatagttatctataggctctctacaaaagattcatgtcagcatattttcctatttggaagagattaaatgaagagagagagtaaaactatctactaacctggagatagtctatagagaaaaacgaggcaatagattagagagctatagatacccatgtagacatactattgagatggtttactattaatctagtctattgctgagatgtacatgttttatagaaagcaccttactttaccattgcagGTGATCTCATGTAAGAGGCAACCACTACACAAAATTCAagacaaaaggagagagaggaagagtagaTTGGGCAAACAAACATTGGGGCTAGTGTATTAGAATTAgtatagatgtgatatattgtaCATGTTACCTCTATATTTATTAGTTGATGATGTGGTCAAGATTAGATGCAACATCCACCTCTT
Proteins encoded in this window:
- the LOC127760571 gene encoding uncharacterized protein LOC127760571, whose protein sequence is MSFLFKSSNGATTEKNLTLEEQQEKINDLRKELGEHSSEEIQDFLSDASCLRFLRARNWNVQKASKMMKSAVKWRVSYMPQKINWDDVAHEAETGKIYRADYKDKHGRTVLVLRPGLENTTSGKGQIKYLVYCLEKAIMNLTEDQEKMVWLTDFQSWTLGSTPLKVTRETVNVLQDCYPERLGLAILYNPPRIFESFWKIVKPFLDHETYKKVKFVYSSDKESQKIMADVFDLDKLDSAFGGRNPATFEYNSYAERMRADDIKMGSSFKSNGITLPQDHSHVSADKEANGGGSDASSEASFYSGTDSPNHEEGGSILA